GGCGTCCGAGGAGAGCGACCGGAACAGCTCGCGGTCGAACGGCGGCACGCCCAGCAGCTCGCAGATCACCGCCACCGGCAGCGGGTAGCCGAGGTCGCTCACGACGTCGAGCTCGGGCTCGCCCCGGGCCACGACGGCGTCGAGCAGTTCGTCCACCAAAGCCTGCACCTGGGCGCGCATCTGTTCCACCACCCGGGGCGTGAACGCCTTGCTCACGAGCGAGCGCAGGCGGGTGTGGTCGGGGGCGTCGAGGAACATCATCAGGTTGGTGCCGACCTGGCGCACCGGGTGGTGCTCGGAGCCGGCCACCGCCCCCTCGCGCAGGTGGGCGGGGTTAGGCGAGAAACGTGGGTCGCGCAGCACGCCCGCCCCGTCGGCGTAGCGGGTGAGCACCCAGTTGCCGTCGTCGGCGTGCCGGACGGGCTCGTTGTCGCGGAGCCAGTGGTAGAAGGGGTACGGGTCGGCTCGGGTCTCGGGCGCCAGAGGGTCGAACGGGGGAGTGCCGGTCATCGCCACGGGACAAGGAGTAGCACGGGCCGCTCGCCTAGTGGCAGTCGGCCTGGCCGCCGGCCTGGCCCTGACGGCCACGCTGCCCCCGCTGGGGTGGTGGCCGCTGGGCCCGGTCGCGGTCGCCGGGCTGGTCGTGGTGATGGCCGGCCGGGGGTGGCGGGGCCGGCTGGTGGTGGCCGTGGGCACGGGCCTGGGGCTCTACCTGCCGGGCATGTGGTGGGCCACCGAGTTCCACGCCGTGGGCTGGGTCGTCCTGGTCGGGCTGCAGACGGCCCTGATGGTCGGTCCCCTGGTGGCCGTGCCCGGCCGCCGGTCGCGCCTGGCCGTGGCGGCCGCCGTCCCCTCCGTCTTGGTGGTAGCCGAGGCGGTGCGGGCCCGGTGGCCGTTCGGGGGCCTGCCCCTATCGGGGCTCGACCTGGGCCAGGTCGCCGGCCCGCTCCTGCCCGTGGCCCGGGTGGGCGGCAACCTCCTGCTGGTGGCGGCCATGGCAGCCGCCGGGGCTGCCNNNNNNNNNNCGGCGGGCCCCGGCCGCGGCCTGCCTGGGGGTGGTGACGGCGCTGGCCGCGCTGGGGGTGGTGGCCCCTGACGGGCACGACCAGGGGCCGCTGTCGGTGGCCGCCGTGCAGGGCGGGGGGCCGCGGGGCCTGCGGGCCGTCGACTCCGATCCCCGGCGGGTGTTCGACGCTCACCTGGAGGCCAGCCGCCGGCTGGTGGTGCCCGGTTCGGTCGACCTGGTGCTGTGGCCCGAAGACGTGGTCGACGTCGACCACACCTTCGCGGGGTCACCCGAGGAGGCCGAGCTGTCGGAGCTGGCCCGGGAGCTGGGGGCCACGGTGGTGGCCGGCGTCGTCGAGGAGGAGGCGGGGCGGGCCGGGGAGGCAGGGAGGTTCCGCAACGCAGCCGTGGTCTTCGGTCCTGACGGGGCGGTGGTGAGCCGCTACGACAAGGTCCACCGGGTGCCCTTCGGGGAGTACGTGCCCTGGCGGTCGTTCCTCGACGGGCTGGTCGACTTGTCGGCCGTGCCCCGGGACGCGGTGGCCGGTGAGGGCGCGGCCGTAGTCGGGTCCCCGCACGGCCGCCTGGCCGTGGTCATCTCCTACGAGGTGTTCTTCGCCGACCGGGCGCGCTCTGGGGTCACGGCCGGCGGCCGCCTGTTGCTGGTGCCCACCAACGCGTCGTCGTACACGACCGAGCAGGTGCCTGCCCAGGAGGTGGCCGTGGCCCGCCTGCGGGCCGTCGAGACCGGGCGGTGGACGGTGCAGGCCGCCCCTACTGGCTACAGCGTGATCGTCGACCACCGGGGCCGCGTGGTTGTCCAGGGCGGCCTCGGGGGACAGGAGGTCTTGGCCGCCGAGGTGCGCCTGCGCTCCGGGCTGACGCTGGCCAGCCGGGCGGGCGACTGGCCCGTGCTGGTGCTCGCGGGGCTGGTGTTCGGGCTCTCTTGGGCGATTAGGAAGAAAACTTGAGTCACTAACGCACAGGTTTATTGCCTTGCTAGTCCCGAAGTGGTAGATTCTGGGCGTACCGAGGAAGGAGGACATATCCGATGGTGATGCGATTCGACCCGTTCCGTGAGCTCGACCGGCTCAACCAGGAGCTATGGGGCGCCACCCAGCGGCGGCCGTCGGCCATGCCCATGGACGCCTACCGCCAGGGCGAGACGTTCTACGTGCAGTTCGACCTGCCCGGCATCGACCCGTCGAGCATCGAGCTGACCGTGGAGAAGAACGTGCTGACGGTGCGGGCCGAGCGGCGCACCGACCTCGACGGCGACGCCGAGGTGTTGGTGGCCGAGCGGCCCCAGGGCAGCTACAGCCGCCAGCTCTTCCTGGGCGAGACCCTCGATGCCGAGCAGATAAGGGCCAACTACGAGCAGGGTGTGCTCACTCTGACCATCCCGGTGGCCGAGGCGGCCAAGCCCCGCCGCGTCGAGGTGGTGGCCAGCGCCAAGGCCAATGCCATAGAGGCGTAGCCCCAGCCGTTTGACCGGGGGCCGGCCGCCGGTCAGGCTCGGCGGCCGTGCCCGGCACCCTGCCACCAGCCCTGCATATCGCCCTGCTCACCTACCGGGGCAACCCCCAGTCGGGGGGCCAGGGGGTCTACACCCACTACCTGAGCCGCGAGCTGGTGGCCCTGGGCCACCGGGTGACGGTATTCAGCGGTCAGCCTTATCCCGTGCTGGCCCCCGGGGTCGAACTGGTGGCCGTCCCCAGCCTCGACCTCTACCGGGCCGAGGACCCTTTCCGCACGCCGGCCCGCCACGAGTTCCGCGACGCCGTCGACGTGCTGGAGTTCGCCGTCATGTGCGGGGCGGGGTTCCCCGAGCCGCTCACGTTCAGCCTCCGGGCCAGGCGGGAGCTGCGGGCGTGGTCGGGCCGGTTCGACGTCGTCCACGACAACCAGTGCCTGGGTTACGGCGTGCTGGGTATCGCCCGCCGCTTCCCGACGGTGGCCACCGTGCACCACCCCATCACCGTCGACCGCGCCCTCGACCTGGCCCAGGCCCCGGACTGGCGGCGGCGGCTGTCGTTGCGCCGCTGGTACGGGTTCTTGCGCATGCAGAAGCGGGTGGTGCGCCGCTTGCCCCGCCTGCTCACGGTGTCGGAGTCGTCCGCCGGCGACGTCTGCCGCCAGATGGGGGCTCGCCGCTCGCAGCTGGCGGTGGTGCCGGTGGGGGTGGACACCGCATTGTTCCGGCCTCTCCCGGGCGTGGACCGGGTACCCGGCCGGCTGGTGACCACGGCCAGCGCCGACGTGCCCCTCAAGGGCCTCGTCCCCCTCCTGGAGGCCTTGGCCAAGGTGCGTACCGAGCGCCACGCCGAACTGGTGATCGTGGGCCGCGCCCGGCCCGACAGCCCCCTGCGGTCCACCATCGAGCGCCTGGGCCTGCAAGACGCGGTCACGGTGGCCGGCGTGGTGGGGGCCGAGGACCTGGTCGAGCTGTACGCCGGGGCCGAGCTGGCGGTGGTGCCATCTCTTTACGAGGGCTTCTCCCTGCCCGCCATCGAGGCCATGGCGTGCGGGGTGCCGCTGGTGTGCACGACGGGGGGCGCCCTGCCCGAGGTGGTGGGCCGCCACGGCCGCACGGCCCTGCTCGTGCCTCCCGGCGACCCCGGGGCGCTGGCTTGCGAGATCGGCCGGGCGCTCGACGACCCGGCGCTGCGCTCGTCGCTGGGCGAGGCGGGCCGTTCCCGGGTGCTGGAGCGCTACTCGTGGCGGGCCACGGCCGAGGCCACCGTCGTGCAGTACCGCGCCGCCATCGCCGCCCACCGAGCCGGTGGCCGCCGGGCCGGCGTGGGCGGATGACGCCGTGCTGACAGCCGGTCGTGACCGCACCGACGGTCAGCCCGGGAGGCGCGGGCCGGGCCGGCATGGGCGCGTGGCGCCGTGCTGACGGTCGACTTCGACCGCCTCGACGTCCGCCCCGGTATGCGGGTGCTCGACATCGGTTGCGGCCTGGGGCGCCACGCCTACGAGGGGGCCCGGCGGGGGGCTCGGGTCGTGGCCCTCGACCGGGAGGCGGCCGACTGCAAGGACACCGCCGCCGCCCTGCCCGAGCACGGCCTGGGCTGGGCCGTCAACGGCGACGCCCTGGCCCTGCCCTTCCCCGACGGTTCGTTCGACCGAGTGGTGGCCGCCGAGGTGCTCGAGCACGTCGACGACGACCGGGCCGCCCTGGCCGAGCTGGCCCGGGCCCTGGCCCCGGGGGGGCGCTTGGCCGTGACCGTCCCTCGCTGGTTGCCCGAGCAGGTGTGCTGGGCCCTGGCCGACGACTACCACGCCCCGGCCGTGCCCGGCGGCCACGTGCGTATCTACGGCCGCCGCCAGCTCACGGCCCGCATGGCCGCTGCCGGCCTGCGGGTGACGGGCCACCACTACGCCCACGCCCTCCACTCGCCTTACTGGTGGCTGAAGTGCGCGGTGGGCGTGGGCGACGACGACCACCCCCTCGTGCGCCGGTACCACGGCTTCCTGGTGCGGGAGATCTTCCGGCCCCGCCGTTCGGTCCGCCTCCTCGAACGCGCCCTCGACCCCGTCGTGGGCAAGAGCCTGGTGGTCTACGCGTGCCGCTGACGGCGTCCGAGCGGGCGGCCACCGTCGACTGGATAGCGGCCGTCCAACTGGCCGACGGCATGGTCCCGTGGTTCCCCGGGGGCCACGCCGACCCCTGGAACCACGTCGAGGCGGCCATGGCTCTCACCGTGGGGGGACGGCTGGCCGAGGCTCACCGGGCCTTCGAGTGGCTGGTTGCCCACCAACGGCCCGACGGCGCCTGGCACCAGTACTACGTGGCCGGTCCGGCCGGGGCAACGGTCGAGGTCGCCCTGCTCGACGCCAACGTGACCGCCTACGTGGCCACCGGGGTGTGGCACCACACCCTGGCCACGGGCGACGCCGGTTTCGCCGAGGCCATGTGGTCCACCGTGGAGGCGGCCATGGGGTTCGTGCTCGGCCTCCAGCAACCTGGTGGCGAGGTCCTGTGGGCGCGCCACGCCGACGGCACGCCGTGGACGTTCGCCCTACTCACGGCGTCGTCGAGCACGGCCATGAGCCTGCGCTGCGGGGCCGCCCTGGCCCACCGGCTGGGCCGCGACCGGCCCCGGTGGGAGGCAGCCGCCGCCCGGCTGGCGAGGGCCGTGGCCCACCGGCCTGGGGCCTTCCTGCCCAAGGACCGCTGGTCGATGGACTGGTATTACCCCGTCCTGACCGGCGCCGTCACCGGGGACGAGGCCGCTCGCCGGATGGACCGAGGGTGGGACCGGTTCGTCATGGACGGCCTGGGAGTGCGCTGCGTGTCGGACCGGCCCTGGGTCACCGCCGCCGAGACGTGCGAGGCCGCCATGGCGTGTGTGACCGCCGGCCGCTTGCCAGCGGCTCGTGAGCTGTTCGGGTGGGCCGCCCACCTCCGCCACGACGACGGGTCCTACTTCACCGGCATGGTCCACCCCGACCGCGCCCACTTCCCGGCGGGCGAACGTTCTACCTACTCGGCGGCCGCCGCCGTCCTGGCGGCCGACGCCATCGACGGCCGCGGGCCGGCTTCGGCCCTGTTCCGCCCCGGCTCAGTCACCGTCGCGGGGCCATCGTGAGCCCCCGCCGTGGACTGAGCGGCGGCGGCAGTCGAAGCTGACCTGCCCACGTCCGGCGGAGCACTGCTCCCCGAGGCGGCGGTGGCCGTTCCTCGGCTCACTGCTGTCGATGCCCCCTGCGGCGAATCGCCGGGGTGGTGGGGCCGGATGCGGACGGATGTCAGGGGCGCCGGATCGCGATACGGCGGCCGTTGGCCGCCTGGGTGCGCAGTGCCTCGAAGTCTGTGACGTCAGATGTCAGTACCAGCACACCGTCGCGGCGGGCCGCGTGGTCGGCCACTGCGACGACCACCGCGTCAACCGCTGAGGGAGCGCGCCTGCGGGTGGGAGCGACCTTGTCACGCAGTTCGCCGGCCGCGTGGGCGCGTGCCTCGTCGAGCTCCGGCCGCCGGGTGGCCCGCAGCGCCGTTCGCAGCCGCTGGTCCTGAGGTCGACCCGTGAATCGCTCAGCCAGCACCACCGTGGGCACGACGAGGTCGTAGCCGGCTTCGAGCAGGGCGCGACGCCACTCGGGTGACCCCAACTCGTCCAACGCCGTTGAGTCGAGGACGCAGGCCGGCATCACCCGGCGAGGCGCTCGACCGCCAGTGCGGC
This genomic interval from Actinomycetota bacterium contains the following:
- a CDS encoding apolipoprotein N-acyltransferase; translation: MAVGLAAGLALTATLPPLGWWPLGPVAVAGLVVVMAGRGWRGRLVVAVGTGLGLYLPGMWWATEFHAVGWVVLVGLQTALMVGPLVAVPGRRSRLAVAAAVPSVLVVAEAVRARWPFGGLPLSGLDLGQVAGPLLPVARVGGNLLLVAAMAAAGAA
- the lnt gene encoding apolipoprotein N-acyltransferase; translation: RRAPAAACLGVVTALAALGVVAPDGHDQGPLSVAAVQGGGPRGLRAVDSDPRRVFDAHLEASRRLVVPGSVDLVLWPEDVVDVDHTFAGSPEEAELSELARELGATVVAGVVEEEAGRAGEAGRFRNAAVVFGPDGAVVSRYDKVHRVPFGEYVPWRSFLDGLVDLSAVPRDAVAGEGAAVVGSPHGRLAVVISYEVFFADRARSGVTAGGRLLLVPTNASSYTTEQVPAQEVAVARLRAVETGRWTVQAAPTGYSVIVDHRGRVVVQGGLGGQEVLAAEVRLRSGLTLASRAGDWPVLVLAGLVFGLSWAIRKKT
- a CDS encoding Hsp20/alpha crystallin family protein, which translates into the protein MVMRFDPFRELDRLNQELWGATQRRPSAMPMDAYRQGETFYVQFDLPGIDPSSIELTVEKNVLTVRAERRTDLDGDAEVLVAERPQGSYSRQLFLGETLDAEQIRANYEQGVLTLTIPVAEAAKPRRVEVVASAKANAIEA
- a CDS encoding glycosyltransferase family 4 protein is translated as MPGTLPPALHIALLTYRGNPQSGGQGVYTHYLSRELVALGHRVTVFSGQPYPVLAPGVELVAVPSLDLYRAEDPFRTPARHEFRDAVDVLEFAVMCGAGFPEPLTFSLRARRELRAWSGRFDVVHDNQCLGYGVLGIARRFPTVATVHHPITVDRALDLAQAPDWRRRLSLRRWYGFLRMQKRVVRRLPRLLTVSESSAGDVCRQMGARRSQLAVVPVGVDTALFRPLPGVDRVPGRLVTTASADVPLKGLVPLLEALAKVRTERHAELVIVGRARPDSPLRSTIERLGLQDAVTVAGVVGAEDLVELYAGAELAVVPSLYEGFSLPAIEAMACGVPLVCTTGGALPEVVGRHGRTALLVPPGDPGALACEIGRALDDPALRSSLGEAGRSRVLERYSWRATAEATVVQYRAAIAAHRAGGRRAGVGG
- a CDS encoding methyltransferase domain-containing protein, yielding MLTVDFDRLDVRPGMRVLDIGCGLGRHAYEGARRGARVVALDREAADCKDTAAALPEHGLGWAVNGDALALPFPDGSFDRVVAAEVLEHVDDDRAALAELARALAPGGRLAVTVPRWLPEQVCWALADDYHAPAVPGGHVRIYGRRQLTARMAAAGLRVTGHHYAHALHSPYWWLKCAVGVGDDDHPLVRRYHGFLVREIFRPRRSVRLLERALDPVVGKSLVVYACR
- a CDS encoding prenyltransferase; this encodes MPLTASERAATVDWIAAVQLADGMVPWFPGGHADPWNHVEAAMALTVGGRLAEAHRAFEWLVAHQRPDGAWHQYYVAGPAGATVEVALLDANVTAYVATGVWHHTLATGDAGFAEAMWSTVEAAMGFVLGLQQPGGEVLWARHADGTPWTFALLTASSSTAMSLRCGAALAHRLGRDRPRWEAAAARLARAVAHRPGAFLPKDRWSMDWYYPVLTGAVTGDEAARRMDRGWDRFVMDGLGVRCVSDRPWVTAAETCEAAMACVTAGRLPAARELFGWAAHLRHDDGSYFTGMVHPDRAHFPAGERSTYSAAAAVLAADAIDGRGPASALFRPGSVTVAGPS